The Panicum virgatum strain AP13 chromosome 5K, P.virgatum_v5, whole genome shotgun sequence genome has a window encoding:
- the LOC120705623 gene encoding uncharacterized protein LOC120705623 isoform X1 translates to MLGPPLNPSITIVIFFLSGSQNTVFLCYKAAMKDAQDIQSTTELQSSAQGINEVQSQQPNAMATDAPAGDSGSLSVASNDNKKVSREDIELVQNLIERCLQLYMNKGEVVRTLSTRARIEPGFTTLVWQKLEEENSEFFRAYYIRLKLKRQIILFNHLLQHQYNLMKYPVPSSVPLAPMQNGIHHMPVGNLPMGYPVLQQPIMPAPGQPHIDPMACGMSSGHVVNGIPAPGGYHPIRMNSGNDMVVDNGVTEAPHAGATGSAMSSEMAVSPSSAASSNHAPFTPSEIPGMTMDVSALDSTFGSDVGNAGPLQLGPDGSSRDSIRSLGQIWNFSLSDLTADLMSLGDLEALENYTGTPFLHSDSDILLDSPDQDDIVEYFADAINGSQSDEEKPQ, encoded by the exons atgctgggtccgcccctgaACCCAAGCATAACCATTGTTATATTTTTCTTATCAGGCTCACAGAACACGGTCTTTTTATGTTATAAAGCTGCAATGAAGGATGCTCAG GATATTCAGAGCACGACAGAGTTGCAGTCATCAGCACAAGGTATTAATGAAGTGCAGAGTCAACAACCAAATGCAATGGCCACTGATGCTCCTGCAGGAGATTCTGGTTCCTTGTCAGTAGCAAGTAATGACAATAAGAAGGTCTCTCGTGAAGACATTGAACTT GTACAGAATTTGATAGAACGATGTCTACAGCTATACATGAACAAAGGAGAGGTTGTTAGGACTCTATCTACTCGTGCAAGAATAGAACCTGGCTTCACTACCTTAG TATGGCAGAAACTCGAAGAAGAGAACTCTGAGTTCTTTAGGGCTTACTATATACGGTTGAAATTGAAAAGGCAGATCATCTTGTTCAATCATTTATTGCAACACCAGTACAATTTAATGAAATATCCAGTACCTTCAAGTGTTCCATTGGCTCCAATGCAAAATGGGATTCATCATATGCCAG TTGGCAATTTACCAATGGGGTATCCAGTACTTCAGCAGCCTATAATGCCTGCTCCAGGCCAGCCTCACATAGACCCAATGGCCTGTGGTATGTCCAGTGGTCATGTAGTGAATGGAATCCCTGCCCCAGGTGGTTATCATCCAATTCGCATGAACTCTGGAAATGA CATGGTTGTGGACAATGGTGTAACTGAAGCACCACATGCTGGCGCTACTGGCAGTGCTATGTCATCTGAGATGGCTGTGAGTCCCTCATCAGCGGCGTCAAGCAACCATGCTCCTTTTACGCCATCAGAGATACCAGGGATGACCATGGATGTATCAGCCCTAGATTCAACGTTTGGATCTGATGTAGGAAATGCCGGACCTCTGCAATTAGGACCAGATGGCTCGTCAAGAGACTCCATCAGATCCTTAGGGCAGATCTGGAATTTCAGCCTTTCTGATCTAACAGCAGATTTGATGAGCTTGGGAG ATTTGGAAGCTCTTGAGAACTACACCGGTACCCCTTTCCTGCATTCAGATTCTGACATATTACTTGATTCCCCAGATCAGGACGACATAG TTGAGTATTTTGCTGATGCCATCAACGGATCTCAATCAGATGAAGAGAAACCACAGTGA
- the LOC120705623 gene encoding uncharacterized protein LOC120705623 isoform X3, which translates to MLLSTAPFTHVFPFIRQLNYVTQGLFLQDIQSTTELQSSAQGINEVQSQQPNAMATDAPAGDSGSLSVASNDNKKVSREDIELVQNLIERCLQLYMNKGEVVRTLSTRARIEPGFTTLVWQKLEEENSEFFRAYYIRLKLKRQIILFNHLLQHQYNLMKYPVPSSVPLAPMQNGIHHMPVGNLPMGYPVLQQPIMPAPGQPHIDPMACGMSSGHVVNGIPAPGGYHPIRMNSGNDMVVDNGVTEAPHAGATGSAMSSEMAVSPSSAASSNHAPFTPSEIPGMTMDVSALDSTFGSDVGNAGPLQLGPDGSSRDSIRSLGQIWNFSLSDLTADLMSLGDLEALENYTGTPFLHSDSDILLDSPDQDDIVEYFADAINGSQSDEEKPQ; encoded by the exons ATGTTACTTTCAACGGCGCCATTTACCCACGTTTTTCCCTTCATCAGGCAGTTGAATTATGTTACTCAAGGACTTTTTCTACAGGATATTCAGAGCACGACAGAGTTGCAGTCATCAGCACAAGGTATTAATGAAGTGCAGAGTCAACAACCAAATGCAATGGCCACTGATGCTCCTGCAGGAGATTCTGGTTCCTTGTCAGTAGCAAGTAATGACAATAAGAAGGTCTCTCGTGAAGACATTGAACTT GTACAGAATTTGATAGAACGATGTCTACAGCTATACATGAACAAAGGAGAGGTTGTTAGGACTCTATCTACTCGTGCAAGAATAGAACCTGGCTTCACTACCTTAG TATGGCAGAAACTCGAAGAAGAGAACTCTGAGTTCTTTAGGGCTTACTATATACGGTTGAAATTGAAAAGGCAGATCATCTTGTTCAATCATTTATTGCAACACCAGTACAATTTAATGAAATATCCAGTACCTTCAAGTGTTCCATTGGCTCCAATGCAAAATGGGATTCATCATATGCCAG TTGGCAATTTACCAATGGGGTATCCAGTACTTCAGCAGCCTATAATGCCTGCTCCAGGCCAGCCTCACATAGACCCAATGGCCTGTGGTATGTCCAGTGGTCATGTAGTGAATGGAATCCCTGCCCCAGGTGGTTATCATCCAATTCGCATGAACTCTGGAAATGA CATGGTTGTGGACAATGGTGTAACTGAAGCACCACATGCTGGCGCTACTGGCAGTGCTATGTCATCTGAGATGGCTGTGAGTCCCTCATCAGCGGCGTCAAGCAACCATGCTCCTTTTACGCCATCAGAGATACCAGGGATGACCATGGATGTATCAGCCCTAGATTCAACGTTTGGATCTGATGTAGGAAATGCCGGACCTCTGCAATTAGGACCAGATGGCTCGTCAAGAGACTCCATCAGATCCTTAGGGCAGATCTGGAATTTCAGCCTTTCTGATCTAACAGCAGATTTGATGAGCTTGGGAG ATTTGGAAGCTCTTGAGAACTACACCGGTACCCCTTTCCTGCATTCAGATTCTGACATATTACTTGATTCCCCAGATCAGGACGACATAG TTGAGTATTTTGCTGATGCCATCAACGGATCTCAATCAGATGAAGAGAAACCACAGTGA
- the LOC120705623 gene encoding uncharacterized protein LOC120705623 isoform X2: MLRQLNYVTQGLFLQDIQSTTELQSSAQGINEVQSQQPNAMATDAPAGDSGSLSVASNDNKKVSREDIELVQNLIERCLQLYMNKGEVVRTLSTRARIEPGFTTLVWQKLEEENSEFFRAYYIRLKLKRQIILFNHLLQHQYNLMKYPVPSSVPLAPMQNGIHHMPVGNLPMGYPVLQQPIMPAPGQPHIDPMACGMSSGHVVNGIPAPGGYHPIRMNSGNDMVVDNGVTEAPHAGATGSAMSSEMAVSPSSAASSNHAPFTPSEIPGMTMDVSALDSTFGSDVGNAGPLQLGPDGSSRDSIRSLGQIWNFSLSDLTADLMSLGDLEALENYTGTPFLHSDSDILLDSPDQDDIVEYFADAINGSQSDEEKPQ; encoded by the exons ATGCTCAG GCAGTTGAATTATGTTACTCAAGGACTTTTTCTACAGGATATTCAGAGCACGACAGAGTTGCAGTCATCAGCACAAGGTATTAATGAAGTGCAGAGTCAACAACCAAATGCAATGGCCACTGATGCTCCTGCAGGAGATTCTGGTTCCTTGTCAGTAGCAAGTAATGACAATAAGAAGGTCTCTCGTGAAGACATTGAACTT GTACAGAATTTGATAGAACGATGTCTACAGCTATACATGAACAAAGGAGAGGTTGTTAGGACTCTATCTACTCGTGCAAGAATAGAACCTGGCTTCACTACCTTAG TATGGCAGAAACTCGAAGAAGAGAACTCTGAGTTCTTTAGGGCTTACTATATACGGTTGAAATTGAAAAGGCAGATCATCTTGTTCAATCATTTATTGCAACACCAGTACAATTTAATGAAATATCCAGTACCTTCAAGTGTTCCATTGGCTCCAATGCAAAATGGGATTCATCATATGCCAG TTGGCAATTTACCAATGGGGTATCCAGTACTTCAGCAGCCTATAATGCCTGCTCCAGGCCAGCCTCACATAGACCCAATGGCCTGTGGTATGTCCAGTGGTCATGTAGTGAATGGAATCCCTGCCCCAGGTGGTTATCATCCAATTCGCATGAACTCTGGAAATGA CATGGTTGTGGACAATGGTGTAACTGAAGCACCACATGCTGGCGCTACTGGCAGTGCTATGTCATCTGAGATGGCTGTGAGTCCCTCATCAGCGGCGTCAAGCAACCATGCTCCTTTTACGCCATCAGAGATACCAGGGATGACCATGGATGTATCAGCCCTAGATTCAACGTTTGGATCTGATGTAGGAAATGCCGGACCTCTGCAATTAGGACCAGATGGCTCGTCAAGAGACTCCATCAGATCCTTAGGGCAGATCTGGAATTTCAGCCTTTCTGATCTAACAGCAGATTTGATGAGCTTGGGAG ATTTGGAAGCTCTTGAGAACTACACCGGTACCCCTTTCCTGCATTCAGATTCTGACATATTACTTGATTCCCCAGATCAGGACGACATAG TTGAGTATTTTGCTGATGCCATCAACGGATCTCAATCAGATGAAGAGAAACCACAGTGA
- the LOC120705623 gene encoding uncharacterized protein LOC120705623 isoform X4, with protein sequence MKDAQDIQSTTELQSSAQGINEVQSQQPNAMATDAPAGDSGSLSVASNDNKKVSREDIELVQNLIERCLQLYMNKGEVVRTLSTRARIEPGFTTLVWQKLEEENSEFFRAYYIRLKLKRQIILFNHLLQHQYNLMKYPVPSSVPLAPMQNGIHHMPVGNLPMGYPVLQQPIMPAPGQPHIDPMACGMSSGHVVNGIPAPGGYHPIRMNSGNDMVVDNGVTEAPHAGATGSAMSSEMAVSPSSAASSNHAPFTPSEIPGMTMDVSALDSTFGSDVGNAGPLQLGPDGSSRDSIRSLGQIWNFSLSDLTADLMSLGDLEALENYTGTPFLHSDSDILLDSPDQDDIVEYFADAINGSQSDEEKPQ encoded by the exons ATGAAGGATGCTCAG GATATTCAGAGCACGACAGAGTTGCAGTCATCAGCACAAGGTATTAATGAAGTGCAGAGTCAACAACCAAATGCAATGGCCACTGATGCTCCTGCAGGAGATTCTGGTTCCTTGTCAGTAGCAAGTAATGACAATAAGAAGGTCTCTCGTGAAGACATTGAACTT GTACAGAATTTGATAGAACGATGTCTACAGCTATACATGAACAAAGGAGAGGTTGTTAGGACTCTATCTACTCGTGCAAGAATAGAACCTGGCTTCACTACCTTAG TATGGCAGAAACTCGAAGAAGAGAACTCTGAGTTCTTTAGGGCTTACTATATACGGTTGAAATTGAAAAGGCAGATCATCTTGTTCAATCATTTATTGCAACACCAGTACAATTTAATGAAATATCCAGTACCTTCAAGTGTTCCATTGGCTCCAATGCAAAATGGGATTCATCATATGCCAG TTGGCAATTTACCAATGGGGTATCCAGTACTTCAGCAGCCTATAATGCCTGCTCCAGGCCAGCCTCACATAGACCCAATGGCCTGTGGTATGTCCAGTGGTCATGTAGTGAATGGAATCCCTGCCCCAGGTGGTTATCATCCAATTCGCATGAACTCTGGAAATGA CATGGTTGTGGACAATGGTGTAACTGAAGCACCACATGCTGGCGCTACTGGCAGTGCTATGTCATCTGAGATGGCTGTGAGTCCCTCATCAGCGGCGTCAAGCAACCATGCTCCTTTTACGCCATCAGAGATACCAGGGATGACCATGGATGTATCAGCCCTAGATTCAACGTTTGGATCTGATGTAGGAAATGCCGGACCTCTGCAATTAGGACCAGATGGCTCGTCAAGAGACTCCATCAGATCCTTAGGGCAGATCTGGAATTTCAGCCTTTCTGATCTAACAGCAGATTTGATGAGCTTGGGAG ATTTGGAAGCTCTTGAGAACTACACCGGTACCCCTTTCCTGCATTCAGATTCTGACATATTACTTGATTCCCCAGATCAGGACGACATAG TTGAGTATTTTGCTGATGCCATCAACGGATCTCAATCAGATGAAGAGAAACCACAGTGA